One Candidatus Nitrososphaera evergladensis SR1 genomic window carries:
- a CDS encoding biotin--[acetyl-CoA-carboxylase] ligase, whose protein sequence is MVRVAQSGDNSYHRLQEFLELLKKSQDFASGQSLAKRAGISRSAVWKQVRGLRQYGYKIESLHGKGYRLAGGTTHPVPWELAKILKTSFVGKGRIVYRDSADSTQNIAIALAEKHEDVHGAVVIAEQQVSGRGRMKRKWLSPRGGVWVSVVLKPPVPTAASTMLPFVAALAVCDAVRQETGLLATLKWPNDVMINGKKTAGILVDISAEAETVNYAVIGIGINANVDTSRIKNTIVGDRRGRPAITSLKEELGHDVNRLELARLLFEHLERFYGMLLESGGPEKIVAEWRRRSDMLGKKVSVAQAQHGKASSFVDGIAADINDDGSLLIETESGTTVNVVSGDVHVMRY, encoded by the coding sequence GTGGTTCGCGTCGCGCAAAGTGGTGACAACAGTTACCATCGGCTGCAGGAATTTCTGGAACTGTTAAAAAAATCACAGGATTTTGCATCCGGCCAGTCGCTTGCAAAAAGAGCAGGCATATCAAGGAGCGCCGTGTGGAAGCAGGTGCGCGGGCTGCGCCAGTACGGCTATAAAATCGAGTCGCTGCACGGCAAGGGTTACAGGCTTGCCGGCGGCACGACGCATCCGGTGCCGTGGGAGCTTGCCAAGATTCTAAAAACGTCGTTTGTGGGAAAGGGCAGAATTGTCTACCGTGACAGCGCCGATTCGACGCAGAACATCGCCATTGCGCTTGCAGAAAAGCACGAGGACGTCCACGGCGCGGTAGTGATTGCAGAGCAGCAGGTCAGCGGCCGCGGGCGCATGAAAAGAAAGTGGCTCTCTCCTCGAGGCGGAGTCTGGGTGTCTGTTGTGCTAAAGCCGCCGGTGCCTACCGCCGCAAGCACGATGCTTCCGTTTGTGGCAGCGCTTGCTGTGTGCGATGCAGTACGGCAAGAAACAGGCCTTTTGGCGACCCTAAAGTGGCCAAACGACGTGATGATAAATGGCAAAAAGACTGCCGGCATACTTGTTGACATAAGCGCCGAGGCGGAGACTGTCAACTATGCAGTCATTGGAATCGGGATAAACGCAAACGTCGACACGTCGCGAATAAAAAACACAATTGTTGGCGACAGGAGGGGCAGGCCAGCCATAACTTCATTAAAAGAAGAGCTTGGCCACGATGTCAACCGCCTTGAGCTTGCAAGGCTGCTTTTTGAACATCTGGAGCGGTTTTACGGCATGCTGCTGGAAAGCGGCGGGCCTGAAAAAATAGTTGCAGAGTGGCGCCGGCGCTCTGACATGCTTGGCAAAAAAGTGTCAGTCGCGCAGGCACAGCACGGCAAGGCTTCTTCTTTTGTTGATGGCATTGCGGCTGACATCAACGACGACGGCTCGCTCTTGATAGAGACAGAGTCTGGAACTACTGTAAACGTGGTGTCTGGCGACGTCCACGTCATGAGGTATTGA
- a CDS encoding redox-regulated ATPase YchF → MIKIGLIGKTNTGKTTFFNSATLASAEISNYPFTTKQANIGNAHAITVCVHKEFGVQDNPKNSRCIDGWRFIPVELVDLPGLIKGAWEGKGLGNQFLSIAAQSDALLHIVDASGSIDASGKIAEPGSGDPVADVGDIEEELVMWYLKLFEANRDKISRNVDSGIEPVAAITEVFRGIGVREDHVQMALAQNNLASVPLDDFGPQQSKDFCWSLRDISKPTLIVANKVDLPTATDNFRRLREEYKDMIVVPSSADAELTLRRAESRGLIRYIPGDERFEINEQTPLNDKQKWALNFIRKDILGEYMRTGVQFAINVAVFKLLKMNAVYPVADAKKMSDKHGNVLPDVYLMRSGSTVEDLAREIHSELAKGLLYALDARDGLHLPTNYHLKDRDVLSIVSAKKKK, encoded by the coding sequence ATGATCAAAATCGGCCTGATCGGCAAGACGAACACCGGCAAGACGACATTCTTCAACTCCGCCACACTTGCGTCAGCCGAGATATCAAACTACCCGTTCACCACAAAGCAGGCAAACATTGGAAACGCGCACGCAATCACCGTATGCGTCCACAAAGAGTTTGGCGTGCAGGACAACCCGAAAAACTCTCGCTGCATAGACGGCTGGCGGTTCATCCCTGTGGAGCTTGTGGACCTGCCGGGGCTCATCAAGGGCGCATGGGAAGGAAAGGGCCTTGGCAACCAGTTCCTGTCCATAGCGGCGCAGTCTGACGCGCTGTTGCACATCGTCGACGCGTCCGGCAGCATCGACGCGTCGGGCAAGATAGCCGAGCCGGGCTCCGGCGACCCTGTGGCAGACGTGGGAGACATCGAGGAGGAGCTTGTGATGTGGTATCTGAAGCTGTTTGAAGCAAACCGCGACAAGATATCGCGAAACGTCGACTCGGGCATCGAGCCGGTTGCGGCAATCACCGAGGTATTCCGCGGCATCGGGGTGAGGGAAGACCACGTGCAGATGGCGCTTGCGCAGAACAACCTTGCAAGCGTCCCGCTGGACGACTTTGGGCCGCAGCAGAGCAAGGACTTTTGCTGGAGCCTCCGGGACATTTCAAAGCCGACGCTCATAGTCGCAAACAAGGTCGACCTGCCGACTGCCACTGACAATTTCCGGCGCCTGCGCGAAGAGTACAAGGACATGATAGTCGTCCCGTCAAGCGCGGACGCCGAGCTTACGCTCAGAAGGGCAGAAAGCCGCGGGCTCATACGCTACATACCCGGCGACGAACGCTTTGAGATAAACGAGCAGACGCCTCTTAACGACAAGCAAAAGTGGGCCCTCAACTTTATACGCAAAGACATCCTGGGCGAGTACATGCGAACCGGCGTCCAGTTTGCGATAAACGTCGCGGTGTTCAAGCTACTAAAGATGAACGCAGTCTACCCTGTCGCAGACGCCAAGAAAATGTCGGACAAGCACGGAAACGTGCTTCCTGACGTCTACTTGATGCGCTCCGGCTCGACGGTAGAAGACCTGGCAAGGGAGATACACAGCGAGCTTGCAAAGGGCCTGCTGTACGCGCTTGACGCCCGCGACGGACTGCACCTGCCAACCAACTACCACCTAAAGGACAGGGACGTGCTTTCGATAGTGTCGGCAAAGAAAAAGAAATGA
- a CDS encoding CoA-binding protein — MNTDSCSDAEIREFYKLKNIAVVGMSKADGKPANYVPKYLIEQGYNVIPVNPTAPEIMGRKSYPNVSSVPDQIDIVDVFRPSDDVLPVVMDAVKKAGIKVVWMQLGIYNEQAEKLAKEKGIKVVYNRCMLEEHQRLFGD; from the coding sequence GTGAACACCGACTCGTGCTCTGACGCGGAAATCCGGGAATTCTACAAGCTGAAAAACATCGCGGTAGTGGGCATGTCCAAGGCCGACGGCAAGCCGGCAAACTATGTCCCAAAATACCTGATAGAGCAGGGCTACAACGTGATACCTGTCAACCCGACGGCGCCAGAGATAATGGGCAGAAAATCGTATCCGAACGTTTCAAGCGTTCCAGATCAAATCGACATCGTCGATGTTTTCAGGCCGTCAGACGACGTCCTGCCCGTGGTGATGGATGCCGTGAAAAAGGCCGGCATCAAGGTGGTGTGGATGCAACTTGGAATCTACAACGAGCAGGCAGAAAAACTCGCCAAGGAAAAGGGCATCAAGGTGGTGTACAACCGCTGCATGCTAGAAGAGCACCAGAGGCTTTTTGGCGACTGA
- the mpgS gene encoding mannosyl-3-phosphoglycerate synthase: MKLDFPRYTERLGAVSIHGVQRIYELDSGKSKGFLTSHQTIKKFDYDEISNILHDMAIVVPVKDEKLKLLEGVLSGIPNECLVIIVSNSPRNPVDRFTMEAETVRQLGRFMDKRMIVMHQRDPALGDIFKKLGYDSILAPDGNVRSGKAEGMVIGMLIAKMYQKDYVGFIDSDNYVPGAVNEYVKIFAAGFGMASTPYSNIRVSWVFKPKVRNNSLQFSKWGRVSEVTNKNLNSMLSGITGFETEVIKTGNSGEHALSMPLAESLHYSSGYSIEPYEFVDIFEKFGGLLPSHYPNAIEKGVEIFQIETRNPHFHEDKGKLHLNEMLEAALATIAGSKICPPDLKEGLDDQIAHMSGVKAHKKPDYRKKYPVIEPISAIPIEEFGKNLREKVETFFRYGGLK; encoded by the coding sequence ATGAAGCTGGACTTTCCCAGATACACTGAAAGGCTTGGAGCCGTAAGCATCCACGGGGTGCAGAGGATCTACGAGCTTGACTCGGGCAAGTCCAAGGGGTTCCTCACGTCCCACCAGACGATAAAGAAATTCGACTATGACGAGATATCCAACATACTCCACGACATGGCAATCGTGGTGCCGGTGAAAGACGAGAAACTAAAGCTGCTCGAAGGCGTCCTCTCCGGCATACCAAACGAGTGCCTCGTGATAATAGTATCAAACAGCCCGAGAAACCCCGTCGACAGGTTCACCATGGAGGCAGAGACAGTGAGGCAGCTTGGCCGTTTCATGGACAAGCGCATGATAGTGATGCACCAGCGCGATCCTGCGCTTGGCGACATTTTCAAGAAACTTGGCTATGACTCAATTCTTGCGCCCGACGGAAACGTCAGGAGCGGAAAAGCAGAGGGCATGGTTATCGGCATGTTGATTGCCAAGATGTACCAAAAGGACTATGTCGGCTTTATAGACAGCGACAACTATGTCCCCGGCGCCGTCAACGAATACGTGAAAATATTTGCGGCCGGCTTTGGCATGGCAAGCACGCCGTACAGCAACATCCGCGTCTCGTGGGTCTTCAAGCCCAAGGTGCGCAACAACTCGCTCCAATTCTCAAAGTGGGGCCGCGTGTCAGAAGTCACCAACAAGAACCTCAACTCGATGCTCTCAGGCATCACGGGCTTTGAGACAGAGGTGATAAAGACAGGCAACTCTGGCGAGCACGCGCTTTCGATGCCGCTTGCAGAATCCCTCCACTACTCCAGCGGCTACTCGATAGAGCCGTACGAGTTTGTCGACATTTTTGAAAAGTTCGGGGGCCTCTTGCCGTCGCACTATCCAAACGCCATAGAAAAGGGGGTCGAGATATTCCAGATAGAGACGCGCAACCCGCACTTTCACGAAGACAAGGGCAAGTTGCACCTCAACGAGATGCTTGAAGCCGCCCTTGCGACAATAGCCGGAAGCAAGATATGCCCGCCGGACCTCAAGGAAGGGCTTGACGACCAGATAGCGCACATGTCCGGCGTCAAAGCGCACAAAAAGCCGGACTACCGCAAAAAGTATCCAGTCATCGAGCCGATAAGCGCCATCCCAATAGAGGAGTTTGGGAAAAACCTCAGAGAAAAGGTCGAGACCTTTTTCAGGTATGGCGGACTAAAGTAA
- the purF gene encoding amidophosphoribosyltransferase, translating into MVHENCGVVGIFSLAGHNVIPFAVDMLRALQHRGQEAWGIAIPNKPPFKRLGLVSQAAPDFQTIVRKYKSSAAIGHVRYSTFGKSNLENAQPLKVKDLCIAHNGTIANVEQLSGMVGGCTFTPQTMSDTLVAAQRLVMHIAEKDDMASAMSILKSEMVGSFCFTFLTDEGSVYAARDTRGFRPLVLGFHKETSTYMVASESCALAAVGAQLVRDVEPGELVKMGKAGVESQQFATEKPHAHCAFEYTYFAHPSSIMEGINVYSARKKIGQFLAKKFPIQDADVVVPVPDSARPAALGYALESCLPFEEGLLKDRYSKKGSMRSFIEPYQTDRVEINKGIIPIREVIEGKHVVVVDDSIVRGTSSASIISTLRSAGARRISLVVTYPPIRYPCYAGIDFPSQEELIAYQHGAEEQANEKVAGKVARVIGADYVAYNDTSNLASAIGMPEEELCFTCSTGNYAPLGIKPVFKTRAQIKGE; encoded by the coding sequence TTGGTACATGAAAACTGCGGCGTAGTAGGCATCTTTTCGCTTGCCGGACACAACGTCATACCGTTTGCCGTCGACATGCTGCGCGCGCTCCAGCACCGCGGCCAGGAGGCGTGGGGCATTGCCATTCCAAACAAGCCTCCGTTCAAGAGGCTTGGCCTTGTATCGCAGGCCGCGCCTGATTTCCAGACGATTGTGCGCAAGTACAAGTCAAGCGCAGCCATCGGCCACGTGCGCTATTCCACTTTTGGCAAGAGCAATCTGGAAAACGCCCAGCCCCTCAAGGTCAAGGACCTGTGCATAGCCCACAACGGCACGATTGCAAACGTGGAGCAGCTTTCAGGCATGGTGGGCGGCTGCACGTTCACGCCGCAGACCATGAGCGACACGCTTGTAGCGGCCCAGCGCCTTGTGATGCACATTGCCGAAAAAGACGACATGGCGTCTGCGATGTCCATCCTGAAAAGCGAGATGGTCGGCTCGTTCTGCTTTACTTTTCTCACCGACGAAGGTTCAGTGTATGCGGCGCGGGACACGCGGGGGTTCCGCCCGCTTGTCCTTGGCTTCCACAAGGAAACCAGCACCTACATGGTGGCGTCAGAATCGTGCGCCCTTGCCGCAGTCGGGGCGCAGCTTGTCCGCGACGTCGAGCCCGGGGAACTGGTCAAGATGGGCAAGGCGGGGGTCGAGTCGCAGCAGTTTGCGACTGAAAAGCCGCACGCCCACTGCGCGTTTGAATACACGTACTTTGCGCACCCGTCAAGCATCATGGAGGGGATAAACGTCTATTCGGCAAGAAAAAAGATAGGCCAGTTCCTTGCCAAGAAATTCCCGATACAGGATGCCGACGTAGTCGTGCCAGTGCCTGATTCTGCAAGGCCCGCGGCGCTTGGCTACGCGCTTGAATCCTGCCTGCCGTTTGAGGAGGGCCTGCTGAAGGACAGGTACAGCAAGAAGGGCTCGATGCGCAGTTTCATCGAGCCATACCAGACGGACAGGGTCGAGATAAACAAGGGCATAATCCCGATACGGGAGGTCATCGAGGGCAAGCACGTCGTGGTGGTGGACGACAGCATCGTGCGGGGGACCAGCTCTGCGTCAATAATAAGCACGCTTCGTTCTGCCGGCGCAAGGAGGATAAGCCTCGTAGTCACGTACCCGCCCATACGCTACCCATGCTACGCCGGCATCGACTTTCCGTCGCAGGAGGAACTAATCGCGTACCAGCACGGAGCAGAAGAGCAGGCAAACGAAAAGGTGGCAGGCAAGGTCGCAAGGGTGATTGGCGCAGATTATGTCGCGTACAACGACACTTCAAACCTTGCAAGTGCAATTGGAATGCCGGAAGAAGAGCTGTGCTTTACGTGCTCGACCGGCAACTATGCGCCTCTTGGGATAAAGCCGGTGTTCAAGACCCGTGCCCAGATAAAGGGCGAATAA
- a CDS encoding glycerate kinase type-2 family protein codes for MIIKNRADLERAHGKGAKIVLGAVEAAIKSVEPGMLVKRAVKAGKDSITFSDIYKKSFTIRDFKDVYVVGAGKAAGPMAAALSKMLKGRVTGGAINVPKRTRHAAAIDRISITYASHPVPDESGVRGAKRITGVLEKANEDDLAIVLISGGGSALLPLPAEGISLLDKQRVTKDLLASGASIFEINTVRKHLSAVKGGQLARRARCRVVSLVLSDVVGDDLAVIASGPTFPDPTTYSDALEIIKRHKIRNARVARHLERGAAGKIADTPKPGDPLFSRVKNVLVGNNQVACESAARYLALRQIPAVESLGSEFDGEAQDFGRFVARVASGRSGPFALVAGGETTVRLGNTAANNGKGGRNQEAALACALSLNDPKGITAAFVGTDGIDGNSDAAGAIVSDRSAAGIAAVGPANVQNHLRSHDSYHALKKMKSLIFTGYTGTNVNDIAIALRLNTS; via the coding sequence TTGATTATCAAAAACCGCGCGGACCTTGAAAGGGCGCACGGCAAAGGCGCCAAGATAGTACTTGGCGCTGTCGAGGCCGCGATAAAAAGCGTCGAGCCGGGCATGCTTGTCAAGCGCGCAGTCAAGGCAGGCAAGGACTCGATCACATTTTCAGACATTTACAAAAAGTCCTTTACGATAAGGGATTTCAAGGACGTTTATGTTGTCGGCGCAGGCAAGGCGGCCGGACCAATGGCCGCGGCCCTATCCAAGATGTTGAAAGGAAGGGTCACAGGTGGCGCCATAAACGTTCCAAAAAGAACGCGTCATGCAGCAGCAATCGACCGCATTTCAATCACGTACGCTTCGCATCCCGTACCCGACGAGAGCGGCGTAAGAGGAGCAAAAAGGATTACAGGCGTGCTAGAAAAAGCAAACGAGGATGACCTTGCAATAGTACTGATATCTGGCGGAGGGTCGGCACTTTTGCCGCTTCCTGCAGAAGGCATATCCCTCTTGGACAAACAACGCGTAACAAAGGATCTGCTTGCCTCTGGCGCGTCCATCTTCGAGATAAACACAGTGAGAAAGCACCTGTCAGCGGTCAAGGGAGGCCAGCTTGCAAGGCGCGCAAGGTGCAGAGTAGTTTCGCTTGTCCTGTCAGACGTGGTCGGCGACGACCTTGCAGTCATTGCGTCCGGCCCCACGTTCCCGGACCCGACCACGTATTCCGACGCGCTAGAGATCATCAAGAGGCATAAAATCAGAAACGCAAGAGTCGCAAGGCACCTTGAAAGGGGAGCAGCCGGCAAGATCGCAGACACACCCAAACCGGGCGACCCGCTATTTAGCCGCGTCAAAAACGTCCTTGTAGGAAACAACCAGGTCGCCTGCGAAAGCGCTGCGAGGTATCTTGCTTTGCGGCAAATACCTGCAGTCGAGAGCCTCGGGTCAGAATTTGACGGAGAAGCCCAGGACTTTGGCAGGTTTGTGGCAAGGGTCGCATCTGGCAGGTCCGGCCCGTTTGCACTAGTCGCAGGCGGAGAAACGACCGTAAGGCTTGGAAACACGGCGGCAAATAATGGCAAGGGCGGAAGAAACCAAGAAGCGGCTCTTGCCTGCGCCCTTTCACTCAATGATCCAAAAGGCATAACGGCGGCGTTTGTCGGGACCGACGGGATTGACGGCAACTCCGATGCCGCCGGCGCCATAGTTTCAGACAGGTCTGCAGCAGGGATTGCTGCAGTAGGCCCGGCAAACGTTCAGAACCACTTGCGCAGCCACGACAGCTATCATGCGCTCAAAAAGATGAAATCCCTGATCTTTACGGGCTATACGGGGACCAACGTGAACGATATTGCGATAGCACTGAGGCTCAATACCTCATGA
- a CDS encoding amylo-alpha-1,6-glucosidase, translated as MTRALDSIHTSLSYVKGSLKNATVVVGGEEHKAFSFSLLNPPVPLGGNVVSLDVFVDDIPVQKKMVYIATQESIVNASSLSDSRPIAFKPFQSARFLVINDSWLGRGKHRITLVSKLEGFELIAIPFTFSDTAGRQNERIVLPSDLSVDLVAVSDSVFRNFSTPLALSGKRAYILCSSNGSLSAPWEWMGVKYDNGGLYVPPARVFGRIIVEISMDDGVRKRLPNFVVWSRHENGVLTTRHELGGIEVQRKLFVPPESRGFVIAMEMRMSTGGLSNGSRKKRKLRIHFIIDGNITSYGLAAVSQSNVARFDTKNQCLHIRTAHQKAAQYFGTIGVAPKMLSPCNILVNSFDNDTELSYDVEVGNKEPVQVALVGAGSFTSARGSLAEFLHMRNHYQELLQETEQSFRDHASSTVVLRQSGSTPGNDMARLLSAYEKAKASLQYLKGEYDGLGEGICAGLPRFPNYWARDTGWSLRGYLAIGDYSFARTTIDNFLSHQARNVPGVTRGELPMIISGKAFLHSTTYGSADSTFLFPWAIREYALATGDIAYLKKRWKQIVDLVDWGLHKDLDNDGFVEHGFSGIAMKLPIQDSTWMDHIDRRKSANDVQALFYESLVVGSDLARLAGDAESEKRWAHRADELKRKINEEYWRPDAGFYFDTIRKDLTKDASIRPNALVLVLAGVAEEERARLVVERLEKDDITTPWGVRTLSNLDLKYQPALYHDGAVWPLVTGWMALAELRLGRREAAYRYVRMMADRILEENGMFAETYRGDRPEPFNSCILQAWSAGMYVKAFLDMALGMKIDMVNDTVSINPQIPESLKAGCGKMEFSGPLFVKGRQSKFSMTLDVENEKLSVDFGNLPKKPQVQSSRYAL; from the coding sequence ATGACGCGTGCGCTCGACTCTATACATACGTCGCTTTCCTACGTCAAGGGCAGCCTAAAGAACGCTACAGTGGTGGTCGGGGGCGAGGAGCACAAGGCGTTTTCGTTTTCGCTCCTGAACCCGCCGGTGCCGCTTGGCGGAAACGTAGTTTCCCTCGACGTCTTTGTCGACGACATACCAGTGCAGAAAAAGATGGTGTACATAGCGACGCAGGAAAGCATCGTCAACGCCTCTTCGCTTTCAGACAGCAGGCCGATTGCGTTCAAGCCGTTCCAGAGCGCAAGGTTCCTCGTGATAAACGACTCGTGGCTTGGCAGGGGCAAGCACAGGATAACTCTCGTGAGCAAGCTGGAAGGGTTTGAGCTGATAGCCATCCCGTTTACTTTTTCCGACACGGCAGGCCGGCAGAATGAGCGAATAGTGCTCCCGTCGGACCTGTCAGTCGACCTTGTCGCAGTCTCTGACTCGGTCTTTCGCAATTTTTCAACGCCACTTGCGCTTTCTGGCAAGAGGGCATACATCCTCTGCTCGTCAAACGGCTCGCTTTCGGCCCCCTGGGAATGGATGGGAGTCAAGTACGACAACGGCGGGCTGTACGTGCCGCCTGCCCGGGTCTTTGGCAGGATAATAGTCGAGATAAGCATGGACGACGGCGTGAGAAAGCGCCTGCCAAATTTCGTAGTCTGGTCAAGGCATGAAAACGGCGTGCTTACCACCCGGCACGAGCTGGGCGGCATCGAGGTCCAGCGCAAGCTGTTTGTGCCGCCGGAAAGCCGGGGCTTTGTCATTGCGATGGAGATGCGCATGAGCACCGGCGGCCTCTCAAACGGGAGCCGCAAAAAGCGCAAGCTGCGAATCCACTTTATCATCGACGGCAACATCACCAGCTACGGCCTTGCCGCAGTCTCGCAGAGCAACGTCGCCCGCTTTGACACCAAGAACCAGTGCCTGCACATCAGGACCGCGCACCAAAAGGCGGCGCAATACTTTGGCACAATAGGCGTAGCGCCAAAGATGCTTTCGCCGTGCAACATACTCGTCAACTCGTTTGACAACGACACTGAATTGTCGTACGACGTAGAAGTCGGCAACAAAGAACCGGTGCAAGTCGCGCTGGTGGGTGCGGGCAGCTTTACGAGCGCAAGGGGATCGCTTGCAGAGTTTCTGCACATGCGCAACCACTACCAGGAGCTATTGCAGGAAACCGAGCAGTCGTTCCGGGACCATGCGTCTTCAACCGTGGTTTTGAGGCAGTCCGGGTCAACGCCGGGAAACGACATGGCCAGGCTTTTGAGTGCGTACGAGAAGGCCAAGGCGTCGCTGCAATACCTAAAGGGAGAGTACGACGGGCTTGGCGAGGGCATATGCGCCGGCCTGCCCCGCTTTCCAAACTACTGGGCGCGTGACACGGGATGGTCGCTCCGGGGCTACCTTGCAATCGGCGACTACTCTTTTGCCCGGACTACGATTGACAACTTTCTATCGCACCAGGCAAGAAACGTGCCGGGGGTGACAAGGGGCGAGCTTCCCATGATAATAAGCGGCAAGGCCTTTTTACATTCTACTACGTACGGCTCGGCTGATTCGACCTTTCTCTTTCCATGGGCCATCCGCGAATACGCACTTGCCACCGGCGACATTGCGTACCTAAAGAAGCGCTGGAAGCAAATAGTCGACCTCGTCGACTGGGGCCTGCACAAGGACCTTGACAACGACGGCTTTGTCGAGCACGGCTTTTCCGGCATTGCCATGAAGCTTCCAATACAGGACTCGACCTGGATGGACCACATCGACAGGCGCAAAAGCGCAAACGACGTCCAGGCGCTCTTTTACGAGAGTTTGGTGGTAGGAAGCGACCTTGCGCGGCTTGCCGGCGACGCAGAAAGCGAAAAGAGGTGGGCGCACAGGGCTGACGAGCTAAAACGCAAGATAAACGAGGAATACTGGAGGCCGGACGCCGGCTTTTACTTTGACACGATAAGAAAGGACCTGACCAAGGACGCAAGCATACGGCCAAACGCGCTGGTGCTCGTCCTTGCCGGCGTGGCAGAGGAAGAGAGGGCAAGGCTGGTAGTCGAGAGGCTTGAGAAGGACGACATTACCACTCCCTGGGGCGTCAGGACGCTTTCAAATCTTGATTTAAAGTACCAGCCGGCGCTCTACCACGACGGCGCGGTGTGGCCGCTTGTTACCGGGTGGATGGCGCTGGCAGAGCTGCGCCTCGGCCGCAGGGAAGCGGCATACCGCTATGTCAGGATGATGGCTGACAGGATACTTGAGGAAAACGGCATGTTTGCCGAGACGTACCGGGGAGACAGGCCGGAGCCCTTTAACTCGTGCATATTGCAGGCGTGGTCCGCCGGCATGTACGTCAAGGCGTTTCTTGACATGGCCCTTGGCATGAAGATTGACATGGTAAATGACACTGTCAGCATCAACCCTCAAATCCCAGAATCGCTAAAGGCAGGCTGCGGGAAAATGGAATTTTCTGGCCCACTTTTTGTAAAAGGCAGGCAGTCCAAGTTTTCCATGACTCTGGACGTTGAAAACGAGAAACTGTCCGTCGACTTTGGCAATTTGCCTAAAAAGCCGCAGGTGCAAAGCAGTCGCTATGCCCTATAG